From a region of the Mercurialis annua linkage group LG1-X, ddMerAnnu1.2, whole genome shotgun sequence genome:
- the LOC126679020 gene encoding abscisic stress-ripening protein 5-like encodes MAEQKHHHLFHRNKDEDKPDEAKVYSETTDYTEYRSEDVVAPPPPADEHDYKEEEKHHKRQQHLGELGTAAAGAFALYEKHEAKKDPEHAHRHKVEEEVAAAAAVGSGGFAFHERHDKKEAHGNKKHHLF; translated from the exons ATGGCTGAACAGAAACACCACCACCTTTTCCACCGCAACAAGGACGAGGACAAGCCCGATGAGGCTAAAGTCTACTCGGAGACTACTGACTATACTGAATACCGGAGCGAAGACGTCGTAGCACCTCCACCACCAGCTGATGAACATGACTACAAAGAGGAGGAGAAACACCACAAGCGTCAGCAACATCTCGGCGAGCTCGGCACTGCAGCCGCCGGCGCCTTTGCCTTG taCGAGAAGCACGAAGCAAAAAAAGATCCAGAGCATGCACATAGGCACAAGGTAGAAGAAGAAGTGGCAGCAGCTGCTGCAGTTGGTTCTGGAGGATTTGCCTTTCATGAGCGCCATGACAAGAAAGAAGCTCATGGCAACAAGAAGCACCatctcttttaa
- the LOC126660034 gene encoding protein SLOW WALKER 1 produces the protein MADNENQTQQKKDMIFPVKPKLKPKSRTPSKSPESKYWASYKSTQIPKLISSIPSISFSPTSPIFASAVSASLTLFSSQTFTQTSSVSSFSDVVSSCSFRSDGSLIAASDLSGLVQVFDVKTRTPLRRLRSHARPVRFVKYPVLDKLHLVSGGDDAVVKYWDVANETVVIDLLGHKDYVRCGDCSPTNGEMFVTGSYDHTVKLWDVRVESKKSVLQVNHGKPIEDVMFLPSGGMVVTAGGNSVKIWDLIGGGKMLHSIESHNKTVTSICVGKLIEKENGEEGMWQYRIMSVGLDGYMKVFDYAKMKITHSMRFPAPLMSIAVSPDCMARAIGTSNGIIFGGRRKVKENEVQGGRGFGDFIGLGSVEEPKRRALRPSNFRYFHRGQAEKPNESDYLIMRTKKVKLTEHDKLLKKFRHKEAFVSVLNGKNPENVVAVIEELVARRKLIKCVSNLSEEELGLLLGFLYKYSTMPRHSSLLIGLTRKVLEMKGDDIRASDALKGHIRNLKRAIEEEIRIQQSLQEIQGVISPLLRIAGRR, from the coding sequence ATGGCGGACAATGAAAACCAAACCCAACAAAAGAAAGACATGATCTTCCCAGTAAAACCAAAGCTTAAACCGAAATCAAGAACCCCATCAAAATCCCCAGAATCCAAATACTGGGCATCTTACAAATCCACTCAAATCCCTAAATTAATCTCTTCAATCCCTTCTATTTCCTTTTCTCCAACTTCTCCCATTTTCGCCTCCGCAGTTTCAGCTTCCCTCACACTCTTCTCCTCTCAAACCTTCACTCAGACCTCCTCCGTCTCCTCTTTCTCCGACGTCGTTTCCTCCTGCTCTTTTCGCTCGGATGGTTCCCTCATCGCCGCCTCCGATCTCTCTGGGCTTGTTCAGGTCTTCGATGTCAAAACACGAACCCCGCTTCGTCGTCTTAGGTCCCACGCTCGTCCTGTCAGGTTTGTTAAATACCCAGTCCTTGATAAGCTGCATTTAGTGTCTGGTGGTGATGATGCTGTTGTTAAGTATTGGGATGTTGCTAATGAAACTGTGGTTATTGACTTGTTGGGTCATAAAGATTATGTTAGGTGCGGTGATTGTAGTCCGACTAATGGCGAAATGTTTGTTACTGGGTCTTATGATCATACAGTTAAGTTATGGGATGTTAGAGTTGAGAGTAAAAAGTCTGTTCTTCAAGTAAATCATGGAAAACCTATTGAGGATGTTATGTTTTTGCCTTCTGGTGGTATGGTTGTTACTGCCGGAGGAAATTCTGTAAAGATTTGGGATTTGATTGGTGGTGGAAAGATGTTGCATTCAATCGAGAGTCATAATAAGACGGTTACTTCTATTTGTGTTGGGAAATTAATTGAGAAAGAGAATGGCGAAGAAGGAATGTGGCAATATAGGATTATGAGTGTTGGTTTAGATGGGTATATGAAGGTGTTTGACTATGCGAAAATGAAAATTACTCATTCAATGAGGTTTCCTGCTCCGCTTATGTCAATCGCAGTTTCTCCAGATTGTATGGCTAGGGCGATTGGTACGTCTAATGGGATTATATTTGGTGGGAGAAGGAAAGTGAAGGAAAATGAGGTTCAGGGTGGAAGAGGGTTTGGGGACTTTATAGGCTTAGGGAGTGTAGAGGAGCCGAAGAGGCGGGCTTTGAGGCCTAGTAATTTTAGGTACTTCCACAGGGGTCAAGCTGAGAAGCCAAATGAAAGTGATTATTTGATTATGAGAACGAAGAAGGTGAAATTGACTGAGCATGATAAGTTGTTGAAGAAATTTAGGCACAAGGAAGCTTTTGTTTCAGTGTTGAATGGGAAGAATCCTGAGAATGTAGTAGCTGTAATTGAGGAATTGGTGGCGAGGAGGAAGTTGATTAAATGTGTATCAAATTTGAGTGAAGAAGAACTTGGATTGTTATTGGGGTTCTTGTATAAGTACTCAACTATGCCAAGGCATTCTAGTCTTTTAATAGGTTTGACCAGGAAAGTACTTGAGATGAAGGGTGATGATATTAGAGCTTCTGATGCATTGAAGGGTCATATTAGAAATCTGAAGCGTGCAATTGAAGAAGAGATCAGAATACAACAATCACTACAGGAGATACAAGGTGTAATTTCTCCATTGTTAAGGATTGCTGGGAGGAGATGA